A stretch of Bombina bombina isolate aBomBom1 chromosome 2, aBomBom1.pri, whole genome shotgun sequence DNA encodes these proteins:
- the LOC128648981 gene encoding putative nuclease HARBI1 yields MRILNVVAGFPGSSHDAYILRNSGVWRLFETNQMPEGHLLADSAYPLKKWIWTPLKENQVVGPAELRYNEAHIRTRAIIERLFGVLKMRFRCLDRSGGDLQFTPEKAIKIIVACCCLHNMAQEHGMLNDLLPTPQPPGEIFEHDVINHPQPLNAHLERSATIQDFFSD; encoded by the exons atgcgcatattaaatgtcgtggcagggttcccaggaagtagccatgatgcctacatcctcaggaattctggtgtgtggagattgtttgagacaaatcaaatgcctgaaggacatctcctcg cagattctgcatatcctcttaaaaaatggatttggacaccattgaaagagaaccaggttgttgggcctgctgaattaag atataatgaagcacatatccgaacacgtgctataatagaacgactgtttggtgttctaaaaatgcgctttcgctgcctggacagatcagggggggatctccaattcactccggaaaaagctattaaaatcatagtggcatgttgctgtctacacaacatggcacaggagcatgggatgttgaacgacttacttccaacaccacagcccccaggtgaaatctttgagcatgatgtaattaatcatccccaacccctcaatgcccatttggagagatctgcaactattcaagatttcttttcag attga